CCGCGGCGCCGGCGCTGCCGCCCGGTTCCGTCGACGAGGATCTCGACTACTGGCGCGCGGTGCTCGCCGCGCCGCCGGAGCCACTGGAGCTGCCGGGCCCGAACGGGTCTGCGGTGCCGACGAACTGGCGTTCGCAGCGGATGTCGCTGCGGTTGCCGGACACGACCGCCGAGCGGGTGTCGGCGCTGGCCAAGGAGCTCGGCGCGACGCCGTACATGGTGCTGCTCGCGGCGTTCGGAGTGCTGATGCGGCGTTACACACACGCCGAGGACCTCCTGGTGGCGGCCCCGGTGCTGAACCGCTCCGCCGAATTCGACGACGTGGTCGGCTATTACGGCAACACCGTCGCGCTGCGGCTGCAACCCCGAGCGCGGCAGTCGTTCCGGCAGGTCGCCGAGCAGGCCCGCGACGTCGCGGTCGGCGCGTTCGCCCACCAGCGGGTCAACCTCGACCGCGTGGTGCGCGAACTGAACCCGGACCGGCGCCACGGCGTCGAGCGGATGACGCGGGTGACGTTCGGTGCGCGCGGCGCCGACAGCGCGGGATTCCGCCCGCCCGGCATCACCTGTGAGCGGGCCGAGTTGCGCGGCCAGTTCACCCAGCTGCCCCTCGGGTTCATGGTCGAGTTCGACGGCAGCGTAATCGAGATCGAGGCCGAATACCTCGTCGAGATCCTCGACGCGGCGCTGGTGCGCCAGCTCCTCGACCACTACGTGGTGCTGCTCGACGACGCCCTGCGACGCCCGGACCGCGCGATCGTCGACCTCGACGTGATGGGGCCCGCCGACGCGGACTGGCTGCGCGCGGTGTCCGCCGGCGAGGAGTTCGAGACCGCGCCGTCGACCATGACCGCGCTGGTCGAGGCGCAGGTGGCCCGGACCCCCGACGCGGTCGCCGTGGTCTACGAGGGCCGCCGGTACAGCTACCGCGAGCTCAACGAGTCCGCGAACCGGGTCGCGCACTGGCTGATCGAGCAGGGCATCGGCAGCGAAGACCGGGTGGCGGTGCTGCTGGACCGGTCACCGGAGCTGGTGATCACCGCGCTCGGCGTCATCAAGGCGGGCGCGGTGTATCTGCCGGTCGACCCCACCTACCCCGAGGACCGGCTGACGTTCATCCTGTCCGACTCCGACCCCAAACTCGTTGTCCGCGAGCCGATCACGAACATCGACCACTTCAGCGACAGCAATCCCACGGACGCCGAACGGGTCCGGCCGCTGTTCCCCGACAGCACCGCCTACCTGATCTACACCTCGGGTTCCACCGGGCTGCCCAAGGGTGTGCCGGTGCCGCACCGACCGGTCGCCGAGTATTTCGTCTGGTTCAAGGGCGACTACGGGATCGACGCCGACGAGCGGCTGCTGCAGGTCGCCTCGCCGAGCTTCGACGTCTCGATCGCCGAGATCTTCGGCATGCTGGCCTGCGGCGGGCGGCTGGTGATCCCGCGCCCGGACGGCCTGCGCGACGTCGGCTACCTCACCGATCTGCTGCACGACGAGGGCATCACCTCGATGCACTTCGTGCCGTCGCTGCTCGGGTTGTTCCTGTCGCTGCCGGGGGTCAACCAGTGGCGCACGCTGCAGCGCGTGCCGATCGGCGGTGAAGCGCTGCCGGGCGAACTGGCCGACAAGTTCCACGCCACCTTCGACGCGCTGCTGCACAACTTCTACGGGCCCACCGAGACGGTGATCAACGCCAGCCGCTACAAGGTCGAAGGCAAGCAGGGCACCCGCATCGTGCCGATCGGCAAACCCAAGATCAACACGCAGATCCACCTGCTCGACGACGCGTTGCGGCCGGTGCCGGTCGGCGTGATCGGCGAGATCTACATCGGCGGAACCCATGTCGCGCACGGCTACCACCGCAGGCCGGGGCTGACGGCCGAGCGGTTTGTCGCCGACCCGTTCACGCCGGGTGGGCGGCTGTACCGGTCCGGGGACCTGGCCCGGCGCAACGCCGACGGTGACATCGAGTTCGTCGGCCGCGCCGACGAGCAGGTGAAGATCCGCGGGTTCCGCATCGAACTCGGCGAGGTCGCCGCGGCGATCTCGGTCGACCCCAGCGTCGGCCAGGCGGTCGTGGTGGTCAGCGACCTGCCCGGCGTCGGCAAGAGCCTCGTCGGCTACGTGACCCCCGCCGACGACGCGGAAACCGTTGACGTGGAACGAATCCGCAGCCGTGTCGCCGCGGCGCTGCCCGAATACATGACGCCCGCGGCGTACGTGGCGGTCGACGAGATTCCCATCACCGCACACGGCAAGATCGACCGCGCGGCGCTGCCCGAACCCGACATCGCCTCCGGCGTCGACTACCGCGAACCGGTCGGGGACACCGAGCGACGGCTGGCCGACCTGTTCGCCGACCTGCTCGAACGCGACCGCATCGGCGCCGACGACTCGTTCTTCGACCTCGGCGGGCACTCGCTGCTGGCGACCAAACTCGTCGCCGGGATCCGCGCCGCGTTCGACGTCGACCTCGGAGTGCGGGAAGTCTTCGAACTCGGCACCGTCGCGGCGCTGGCCGACCGGATCGAATCCGCGGCGGCCGGGCGTTCCACCCGGCCCAAGCTGGTGCCGGTCCCGCACGACGGACCGCTGCTGATGTCGGCGTCCCAGCTGCGGATGTGGTTCCAGTACCGCGTCGACGGCCCGAGCCCGGTCAACAACGTGCCGTTCGCGGCGCGGATCACCGGGCCGTGCGACACCGACGCGTTCGTGCAGGCCGTGCGCGACGTGGTCGCCCGCCACGACGTCCTGCGCACCACGTACCGCGAAATCGACGGTGCGCCATACCAGATCGTCAACGACGACGCGGAGGTCGCGGTGCGTCGCGCCCGCGGCGCGGACGACGAGTGGCTGCAGGGCGAACTCGACAAGGAACGCAGGCACGTCTTCGACCTGGAACGGGATCCACCGGTGCGCGCCGCGGTGCTGGCCACCCCGGACGCGCATGTGGTGTCGCTGGTCGTGCACCACATCGCGGCCGATCACTGGTCGGCGATGGTGCTGTTCACCGACCTGCTGACCGCGTACCGGGCCCGGCGGGCCGGCGACGCACCGGCGTTCGCGCCGCTGAGCGTTCAGTACGCCGACTACGCCGCGTGGCAGGCGGCGCTGCTGGCCGAGACCGAGGGCCCGATCGCCGAGCAGCGTGAGTACTGGCGCGAGCAGCTGGCCGGACTGCGCGAGGACCCGGGGCTCACCCCCGACTTCGCCCGGCCCGCGGTGCTGAGCGGCGAGGGCGACGCCGTCGAGTTCGGCATCGACGCCACCACCCGCGAGAAGCTGGCCGAGCTGAGCCGCGAACTCGGGGTCACCGAGTTCATGCTGCTGCAGGCCGCGGTCGCGATCGCCCTGCACAAAGCCGGTGAGCTGCCGGACATCCCGTTGGGCACGCCGGTCGCCGGCCGCACCGAGGCCGAACTCGACCAGCTGGTCGGGTTCTTCATCAACATCGTGGTCCTGCGCAACGACCTGACCGACAACCCGTCACTGCGGGAAGTGCTGCGCCGCGCCCGCGACACCGCACTGGCCGCCTATGCCCATCAGGACCTGCCGTTCGATCAGGTCGTCGACGTGGTGTGGCCGACGCGGTCCCTGTCGCGCAACCCGCTGTTCGGTGTCGTCGTGCACGTGCGCGACGCACTGCCCGCCGGGCAGCTCATCGAGTCCTGCCCCGACGGCGACACCGTGTTCAGCGCGCTCGAGCCGCCGTTCGACGTCGCGCACGCCGACCTGTCGGTGAACTTCTTCGGCACCCACGACGGCTACCGCGGGCACGTCATCTACCGCACCGATCTGTACCGGCGCACCACCGCCGAGCGGTTCGTCGGCTGGCTGGGTCGCGTGCTGGCGGCGTTCGCCGACGACCCCGGCCAGCGGGTGCGCGATGTGCAGATCGCCGACCGTGACGAACGCCGCCGGGTGGAGCAGTTCAGCGCGGCGGCACGGGCCAGCGTGCTCGACGGCTGGCGCGACCCGGTCGCGATCGGCGTGGTGGGCGACGTCTACGACCACGTCACCGACGAGAGCGGAATCCACCTGCGCGCCACCGGCAAACGCGCCCGCTGGACCGCCGACGGGGAGCTGGACTTCGTCGAGGCACCCGAGCAGCGCCGCCCGTCGGCGCCGTCGGGTCCCGCCGAACCGGCGCGCACCGAGACCGAACGGGCGCTGGCCGCGCTGCTCGCCGACATCGTGCACGTGCCGCAGGTCAACCGCACCGACGACTTCTTCGAACTCGGCGGCGACTCGATCCTGGCCGTGCAGCTGGCGGCGCGGGCCCGCGACGCCGGCCTCGCCGTCACCGCGCGAATGGTGTTCGAACACCCGACCCTTCACGACCTGGCCACGGTGGTCGACGAGTCAGGCGCCGGTGCCGGGGCTGCCGATACCCGACACGAGCCGATGGCCGCGTCCGGGCTCTCACCGGAGGAGTTGGCGGCGGTGACGTCGATGTGGTCGGCCTCGCAAGACGGTGCCCCATGACCTCGACCCAGCCGAAAACCCCAGCGGCTGACATCGAGGACGTGATGGCGCTCAGCCCGCTGCAGCAGGGGCTGTTCTCGCTGGCCGCCCTCAGCACGTCCGAGGACGGCGGCGAGGACCCGTACGTCATCGCGATGGCGGCCGACATCACCGGTTCGCTCGACGCCGACCTGCTGCGGGACTGCGCGGCGGCGATGCTGGCCCGCCACCCGAACCTGCGCGCCAGTTTCCTGCGCGCCGGCACGAAACCGGTCCAGGTCGTGCCCAGCCGCGTCGAGGTCCCGTGGCGCCACATCACCGCAACCGCCGACGAGGTGGATGCGCTCGAGGCCGATGAGCGGCGCCGACCGTTCAACTTAGAACGTGGGCCGGCGATCCGGTTCGTGCTGATCGAAATCCCCGGCAGCCACTGGCGGTTCGTCGTGGTGGCCCACCACATCATCGTCGACGGCTGGTCGCTGCCGCTGTTCGTCGGCGAACTGATCGCGCTGTACCGCTCGGGCGGCGACGCCGGCGTGCTGCCCCCGCCGCCGCGCCCGTACCGCGACTACATCGGCTGGCTGGCCAACCGCGACCAGGACACCAGCCGGGGGTTGTGGCGCGAGCACCTGGCCGACCTCGGCGGCCCGACGCTGCTGGCTCCGGCGCTCACGTCGGGCGAGGCGCCGACCGGACCGCCGAGCCGCACCGAGCTCAACCTCGACCGCGCCGCCTCGAGCCGGCTGGCCGCGGCGGCCCGGTCACGCGGCGTCACCGTCAACACCCTGGTCCAAATGGCCTGGGCGGCAATCCTGTCGGCGTTCACCGACCGCCGCGACGTGGCGTTCGGCGTCACGGTTTCCGGGCGTCCCGGAGAACTCGCCGGCGTCGAGTCGATGGTCGGGCTGTTCATCAACACCGTGCCGCTGCGGGTGCGACTGGATCCGGCGGCGCGGGTCGGCGCGCAGTGCCTGGCGCTGCAGCGTGAGGCGGCCAAGCTGCGCGACCACAGCTACCTGCCGCACAACGAACTGCGTGCGCTCGGCGGCATCGGCGAGATCTTCGACACCCTGCTGGTCTACGAGAACTTCCCACCGGGCGGACTGGTCGGCGGCGGCGACTTCGACGCCAACGGCGCGACGTTCTCACCCGCCGCGCTGGAAAGTGTGTCGCACTTCCCGGTCACCATCGCCGCGCACATGGTCGACGACGAACTCACCGTGCTGGTGGAGGTCGTCGACGGCGCACTCGGCCAGATGGCGCCCGAGTCGCTGGGCCACCGCCTGCTCACCGTCGTCGAGCGGCTGATCACGCACTGGGACAACGCCTTCCGCGATGTCAGCGTGCTGCTCGACGGCGAAGGTGTGGTGCCGGGGACGGCACCGGCGGCGCAGCCCGACCACTCGGGCGTGCACACCGCGTTCACCGACGCCGCGAGCGCACGGCTCGGTTCGCCCGCGCTGAGCTGGTCCGGCGGTGAACTCACCTACCGCGAACTCGACGAGGCCGCCGACCGGCTGGCCGCCGCGCTGTCGGCGCGCGGGGTGACGGTCGAAACCCCGGTCGCGATCCGGCTTCCGCGCGGCCCGCAGTATGTGATCGCGATGTTCGCCGTGCTCAAGGCCGGCGGGGTGATCGTGCCGCTGGACCCCGCGATGCCCGCCGACCGCATCGCCGACATCCTCGCCCAGAGCGGTGCGACCGTCGTCGTCGACGACGACCTGGTCGCCGCGGCCGACCGCGAAGCCGCCGCAGACTTCGAACCGGTGCCCGCCCGGCCGGACCAAGCCGCCTACATCGTGTTCACCTCCGGCACCACCGGCAGGCCCAAGGGTGTCGTCGGCACCCACCGGGCCGTGCTGGCCTACGCCGAGGACCACGCCCGAAATGTGCTGCGGCCGGCTGCGTCCCGGCTACGCCACCCGCTGCGGGTCGCACACGCCTGGTCGTTCACGTTCGACGCCGCGTGGCAACCGCTGGCCGCGCTGCTGGACGGGCACGCGGTGCACATCGTCGACGACGCGACCCAGCGCGACGCCGAGGCGCTCGTCGAGACCATCGGCCGCTACGCGATCGACCTCATCGACACCACCCCGTCGATGTTCGCCCAACTGCACGCCGTGGGCCTGCTCACCACCGTCCCGCTCGGCGTGCTCGCGCTCGGCGGGGAAGCAGTCGGCATCCCGGCGTGGAACATGATCCGCGACGAGTGCACGCGCACCGGCATGACCGCCTACAACTGTTACGGCCCAACCGAAACCACCGTCGAGGCGGTCGTGGCGGCCATCGCCGACCATGACCAGCCGAGCATCGGGCGGCCGACCGAACCCACCCGGGCCTACGTGCTGGACTCGTGGCTGCGGCCGGTGCCCGACGGAGTGGCCGGCGAACTGTACCTCGCCGGCGACCAACTCACCCGCGGCTACCTCGGCAGGCCGGCCGAGACCGCAAGCCGGTTCGTCGCCGACCCGTTCGCCCCCGGCGAGCGCATGTACCGCACCGGTGACGTGGTGCGACGCCAAACCGACGGCGGACTGGAATACCTCGGCCGCTCCGACGCCCAGGTCAAGATCCGCGGCTTCCGCGTCGAACCCGCCGAGATCGCGGCGGTGCTGCACGGCCACCCCGCGGTGCGACACGCGCACGTCGCCGTGCGCGAACAACGCTGGGGTCCCCAGCTGGTGGCCTACGTCGCCGCCGAGCCGGCGCCGGACGTCGCCGAGCTGCGCGCGATGGTGGCAGAGCGGTTGCCGCGCTACATGATTCCGCACACCATCGTCGTCGTCGACCACATGCCGCTGACCGGCCACGGCAAGGTCGACGAGGCCGCGTTGGCCGCACTCGGGGTCGCCGACGGTCCCTCGGCGACGCCGCAGACCCCGACGGAGACCGCGCTGGCAACGGTGCTGAGCGAACTGCTCGACGGCGCCGATATCGACGTCGCCGCCGACTTCCTCGCGCTCGGACTCGACAGCATCGTCGCGCTGTCCGTGGTGCAGGCCGCGCGCCGCCGAGGAATTCCGCTGCGGGCCAGGCTGATGCTCGAATGCGCGACCATCCGCGACCTGGCCGCCGCGATCGACTCCGAGTCGGCCCCCGTCGCCGCGCCCGCCGCCGAGAGCGGCGGCCCGATCCCGGTGCTGCCGAACGTGCACTGGCTCTACGAGCACGGCGACCCGCGCCGGCTCGCGCAGACCGAAGCGATCCGGCTGCCCGCCGGCATCACCCGCGTCCAACTCGAGCAGGTGCTGCGCGCGGTCGTCGACGGCCACGAGGTGCTGCGCTCCCGGCTCGACCGGCAGGCCATGACCCTTGTCGAACACGGGGCCGGTGAGCTGCTCGCCGAGGTGGCGGTCGATGGCGACCTGACCGACGCGGTCGCGCGGCACGCCGCCGAATCGGTGGACCGCCTCGACCCGCAGAGCGGTTCGTTGATTTCCGCGGTGTGGCTGCGGCCCCCGGACGGCGGGGGCGTGTTGGTGCTCAGCGCGCACGTCCTGGCGCTGGACCCCGCCTCGTGGCGGATCGTCCTGGCCGAACTCGACGCCGGTTGGCACGCAATCGAATCCGGTACGCCGCCGGCACCCATTCGCGAACACACCAGCTACCGCCGGTGGGCGCGCCTGCTGGGGGAGCGCGCGGCCACGCTGGACACCGCCGACTTCTGGTCCGCGCAACTGGCCGGTGACGATCCGCCGCTGGGTGCGCGCCGGTTGCGCCCGCGGACCGACCGGGTCGGCGACGTCGTGGTCTCGATGTCGGCGACCGACAGCGACCTGACGCGGCGCCTGCTCGCCGCCACCGAACCGGCGCCGCACCTGCTGGCCGAGGCCGCCGCGGTGATGATCACGCGGTGGCGCGGGCACCGGGGACAAGATGGGCGACCGGCACCGCTGCTGGCGTTGGAGACCCACGGCCGCGTCGACACCCTCATCGACGGCGCCGACACCTCCGACACCGTCGGGCTGCTCACCGCGATCTACCCGCTGCGCGTGCGTACCGCACGTGACGTCGCCGACCTGCCCGGCGACCCGATCGACTACGGGTTGCTGCGCTACATGCGGCCCGACACCGCGGAACGCCTCGGCGCACTGCCCGAACCGCAGCTGCTGCTGAACTTCCTGGGCCGCGTGCACGTCGGCATCGACGGTGGCGCGCTGCGACCGGACCGTGCACTGCTGGCCAAGGTGACGCAGTTGCCGGAGCCGAACCTGGCGGTGCGGCACGAACTGACGATCCTGGCAGCCGTATTGGGCGAGACCGACGCGCCCACGCTCGTCACGCAGTGGCGCACCCTGCCCGACATCCTGACCGCCGAGGATGTCGCCGCGCTGCAGGACATCTGGCAGGAATCGCTACGAGAGGTCTTGAGGAAAGGGACTGCATGAGCCGGACACTGGCCGTGGTGGGCGCGGGGGCGAAAGCCGTCGCGGTCGCCGCCAAGGCAGCCGAACTGCGCGACATGGGCGTCGAGGTGCCCGACGTCGTCGCGGTCGAAAAGACCGGCGTCGCCGCCAACTGGCAGGCCGACGGCGGCTGGACCGACGGTCAGCACCGGCTCGGCACCAGCCCGGAGAAGGACGTCGGCTTCCCGTACCGCTCGAACCTGGTGCCGCGGCGCAACGCCGAACTCGACGAGCGGATGACCCGGCACAGCTGGCAGCAGTACCTGATATCGACCGGGCAGTTCGCCGAATGGGTCGACCGCGGCAGGCCGGCGCCCACCCACCGCCGCTGGAGCCAGTACCTGCGCTGGGTCGCGGGTAACGTCGGGCTGAACGTCGTCGCCGGTGAGGTGCAGCGCATCTCGGTCGACACCGGCGCCGACGGCCAGCGCTGGCAGCTGCACACCGCCGACCAGACCGTGGCCGCCGACGCCCTGATGATCACCGGGCCCGGCCAGCCCGAGCGGTCGATCCTGCCGGGCAACCCGCGGGTGCTGTCGATCGCCCAGTTCTGGCACCGCGCGGCGCAGCACGAACTGATTTCCGCCGAACGCGTCGCGGTGATCGGCGGCGGCGAGACCGCCGCGTCGATGCTCAACGAGCTGTTCCGACACCGGGTTTCGACGATCACCGTGATCTCACCGCAGGTCACCCTGTTCACCCGCGGCGAAGGGTATTTCGAGAACTCGTTGTTTTCCGACCCGACCGGATGGACCGGCCTGACGATGGCCGAACGCCGCGACGCGCTGATGCGCACCGACCGTGGGGTGTTCTCCGCGCGTGTGCAGGACGCGCTGCTCGCCGACGACCGGATCCGCCACCTGCGCGGCCGGGTCGCGCACGCCGTCGCCAGGGACGGCCGAATCCGGTTGACGCTGAGCACCACTGCGGGCGGCGAGTCGCTGGAGACGGTGCACGGCTTCGATCTGGTGATCGACGGTTCGGGTGCCGACGCGCTGTGGTTCGTGCCGCTGCTGGCCCAGGACGCGCTCGACGTGCTCGAACTCGGCCTCGGCGGACCGCTGACCGGTGAGGCGCTGCAGGCGGCGATCGGTGATGACCTGGCGCTGACCGACGTGGCGCCGAAGATGTTCCTGCCGGGGCTGGCCGGGCTGACCCAGGGCCCCGGATTCCCGAACCTGTCGTGCCTCGGGTTGCTGTCCGACCGGATCCTGGGCGCCGACCTGACCATCGACCCGACCCAGCCACCGTTGAGGAGAGGCCATGAGCACCAACCCGTTCGATGACGAGAACGGCACGTTCTACGTGCTGGTGAACGACGAGGACCAGCACAGCCTGTGGCCGACGTTCGCCGATGTCCCCGCGGGCTGGCGCGTCGTGTACGGCGAGAGCACCCGCGCCGACTGCCTGGCCTACGTCGAGGAGAACTGGACCGACCTGCGGCCCCGCAGCCTGCGCGAGGCGATGTCGGAGAACTGACCTCGGAACGCCGGCGGCGAGCACACCGGCGCGGGTTGTGCCCTACGTTGTTGCTATGACGACGACGGTGCACCGCCGCGCACTGGTGGCCGGCGCCGGATGCTGGATCGTCGCTTCGCTCGGGTTCGTCGTCCTCGAACTGCTCACCGCGGTGGCGGTGCCCGGCTACAGCTACACCGCGCACTACATCAGCACGCTAGGCGTACCGGCCTGGTCACCGCGGTCCTACCTGCTCAACGGCGCTCTCTATGTGCAGGGCGCGCTGTTCGTCGTCGGCGCGGTGCTGGTGGCCCGCGCGGTGCGGGCCCGGTGGAGCGGCGTGTTGTTCGTGGTGCTGGCCCTGATCGCCGCCGCGGGTGACTTCCTGGTCGCGTTCGTCTACGGCGGTTCACCGTTGTGGAACGACGGGCACGAGTCGCTGCACGCGCTGGGCGCCATCTTGGCGATCTTCGGCGGCAACCTGGCGATCATCGCGGGCACCGTGGTCGCCGGCCGGGCCATCGGCGGCCGCGCCTACCGGGTCGTGGGCCTGCTGATCGCCGCGGCCGGGCTGGTCATCTTCGCGCTGCTGCAGAACTACGACTACTGGACCGTGCGCTACGCGCCGATCGGCACCGTCGAGCGCGGCTGCGTCTACACGGTGATGCTGTGGCAGTTGCTCACCGGCATCTGCTTGCTGACGCGGCGCGTCAGATCTGCTGGCTGAGCGGCACATCCATGTCGAACACCCGCGCGTGCAGCACCGTGCGGTTCCGCAGCGCCGCGCGGACCGCGCGATGCAGGCCGTCCTCGAGGTAGACGATGCCCTTCCATCGGACCGCGTGCGGGAACAGGTCGCCGTAGAACGTCGAGTCCTCGGACAGCAGCCGGTCGAGCGCCAGCACCGTGGTGGTCGTGACCAGCTCGTCGAGGCGGATCTGGCGCGGCGGGATCTGCGCCCATTGGCGATGCGACAACCCGTGGTCCGGGTACGGCTTGCCGTCGCGCACACCCTTGAAGATCATCGAGCAAACGTCCTTCGCGTCGTTCCCCCGCACTGACATGACGTCGCCAGCAGTTAGCAAGGCTAGTTCAACCGGGGCTCGAGCGGTGGTCGGCGGCGCGCGCGAACGGTCAACGGCGCGGTCGGCCGTAAAATGGGCGGCAACACGATGCGAGGGGTAGGTGAACAGTTATGGGTAGCGCCGACGACCGTCGGTTCGACGTGCTGCGCGCGATCGTCGCCGACTTCGTGGCCACCAAGGAGCCGATCGGGTCGAAGACGCTCGTCGAGCGGCACAACCTCGGCGTCAGCAGCGCGACGGTCCGCAACGACATGGCGGTGCTGGAGGCCGAGGGCTACATCACCCAACCGCACACCAGCTCCGGGCGGGTCCCGACCGAGAAGGGCTACCGGGAGTTCGTCGACCGGATCGACAACGTCAAACCGCTGTCGTCAGCAGAACGCAGCGCGATCCTGAAGTTCCTCGAAACCGGCGTC
The window above is part of the Mycolicibacterium rutilum genome. Proteins encoded here:
- a CDS encoding type II toxin-antitoxin system VapB family antitoxin, producing the protein MIFKGVRDGKPYPDHGLSHRQWAQIPPRQIRLDELVTTTTVLALDRLLSEDSTFYGDLFPHAVRWKGIVYLEDGLHRAVRAALRNRTVLHARVFDMDVPLSQQI